A window from Corynebacterium accolens encodes these proteins:
- a CDS encoding acetate kinase — MSYVLVLNSGSSSIKFQLVDPTATATDDPLVSGLVEQVGEPSGAITIKVGGGKVTEELEVPDHSFGLKRAFDLMDDHQVGPKDVDIIAVGHRVVHGGRLFSEPQLIEDQIESMIEDLIPLAPLHNPANLDGIRVARKILPDIPHVAVFDTAFFNXLPPAAALYAINSEVASKYDIRRYGFHGTSHEFVSQQVPKILDRDPEHTHQITLHLGNGASAAAIRNGRAIDTSMGLTPLAGLAMGTRTGDIDPGIIFHLVRQAGMSIDEIDKLLNKQSGVKGIAGVNDFRTLREHIDNGDEDAWLAYNIYIHQLRRFIGSYMIALGRVDAITFTAGVGENDTEVRQDALYNLDMYGIDFDKERNLVRSDEPRVISTDDSPVKVLVVPTNEELAIAQKSADVAAKAREEGLFK, encoded by the coding sequence GCTACTGCCACCGATGATCCACTCGTCTCCGGCCTGGTGGAACAGGTTGGCGAGCCGAGCGGTGCCATTACCATCAAGGTTGGCGGGGGAAAGGTCACCGAGGAACTGGAAGTTCCCGATCACTCCTTTGGCCTAAAACGCGCCTTTGACCTCATGGATGATCATCAGGTGGGCCCGAAGGACGTCGATATCATCGCCGTGGGACACCGCGTCGTACACGGCGGCCGCCTCTTCTCGGAACCGCAGCTCATCGAGGATCAAATTGAATCGATGATCGAGGACCTCATCCCGCTGGCCCCACTTCACAATCCCGCCAACCTGGACGGCATCCGCGTGGCGCGCAAGATCCTGCCGGATATTCCGCACGTGGCGGTCTTCGATACCGCGTTCTTCAATMCCCTGCCGCCGGCCGCAGCGCTCTATGCCATCAATAGCGAGGTTGCTTCCAAGTACGATATCCGCCGCTACGGCTTCCACGGCACCTCCCACGAGTTCGTCTCCCAGCAGGTGCCGAAGATTTTGGACCGCGATCCGGAGCACACCCACCAGATCACGCTGCACCTGGGCAATGGTGCCTCCGCGGCCGCCATCCGCAATGGACGTGCCATCGATACCTCGATGGGCCTGACCCCGCTGGCCGGCCTCGCCATGGGTACGCGTACCGGCGATATCGATCCAGGCATCATCTTCCACCTGGTGCGCCAGGCGGGCATGAGCATCGACGAGATCGATAAGCTGCTCAATAAGCAATCCGGTGTCAAGGGCATTGCGGGCGTCAATGACTTCCGTACGCTGCGCGAGCACATCGATAACGGCGATGAAGACGCATGGCTGGCGTATAACATCTACATCCACCAGCTGCGCCGCTTCATCGGCTCCTACATGATTGCTCTGGGCCGCGTGGACGCCATTACCTTCACCGCCGGCGTGGGTGAAAACGACACCGAGGTGCGCCAGGACGCGCTGTACAACCTGGATATGTACGGCATCGACTTTGATAAGGAGCGCAACCTCGTCCGCTCCGATGAGCCGCGGGTCATCTCCACCGACGATTCCCCGGTCAAGGTCCTAGTGGTTCCCACCAATGAGGAGCTGGCTATTGCGCAGAAGTCTGCAGACGTTGCCGCCAAGGCGCGCGAGGAAGGCCTATTTAAGTAG
- a CDS encoding serine/threonine protein kinase produces MKHNPNFSEDELEYLEPENLDTQRQFRKPTKASYRDADHGQDPDQDRNLGAADSPDAANTGDAADPAGPDTAAARPNSANSNVGADTAATTHNAGTSNKGASEADVDTAAAQVSGTAPAAAFPDTEATGRRTAGGSTAGQNAAGQRTTGPGAEGQGTAAQGVRNGNDADESDDASETGGVGTAAVAYDPFASEPIEHREDPGTSAVAFDPFADDDEDDDGSIDPDHLSSLLADLENIRAQRESERDEKTAQEKSSERSRRQAIDTFRERRGTQRTERPVADGMVRLPFITPANPTAALIDPSEKIKGKKVPPPQLEPGDMVAEQYEILGVIAHGGMGWIYLANDHYVSGRVVVLKGMQAQKSADETAAAEAEREFLADITHPGIVKIFNFIDDDRVPGGFIVMEYVGGPSLRSRRNKQPNELLPVDIAIGYILEILPALEYLHSRGVVYNDLKPDNIIVTEDQVKLIDLGAVSGIGAFGFIYGTQGFQAPEVASKGPSIASDIYTIGRTLAALCLKLPSEDGVFLPGIPNPSKEPELRRFLSLYRLLLRATHRDPQRRFSSIKELRTQLYGVLREVLAIRDGRQYPSQHSLFSPQRTTFGTKHLVFRTDQLIDGIDRTIQITAPEVVSALPTPLVDRDDVGASLLQGTSYAEPQEALDTLRQAMRXPEYEHXAEIPLGVVRSMIDLGYXDXARQWLGSIEDRLGRDWRYQWYAGITELLHDDYVDAQEYFATVLDLLPGEAAPKLAIAAINELILQQIDYSETSLIDATVARACSNLYTTLADLPSSAFEGQPEIWSHVTQDPGALRFNSMRLYGIVWATNPTTVSSAFGLARQLRAEGQVELSVATLDKVPNASRHFRMALLTTVLQLIVHDLSESRIRRAARRLEEVPTNEPRFLQIKIAVISAGLNFLRNADLARASSPNDLFEYAFTQRGLRTGLAETLRALARQAPFSRHRYALVDLANQVRPITTF; encoded by the coding sequence ATGAAGCATAACCCGAATTTCAGCGAAGACGAGCTCGAATACCTAGAGCCCGAAAACCTCGATACCCAGCGCCAATTCCGAAAGCCTACCAAGGCTTCCTACCGCGACGCTGACCACGGCCAAGACCCTGACCAAGACCGCAACCTCGGCGCTGCCGACTCCCCTGACGCAGCCAACACAGGTGACGCCGCCGACCCCGCTGGTCCGGATACCGCCGCTGCTCGCCCCAACTCTGCAAACAGCAACGTCGGCGCCGATACGGCGGCCACCACTCATAACGCTGGCACTAGCAATAAGGGCGCTAGCGAAGCTGATGTTGATACCGCCGCGGCGCAGGTTTCCGGCACGGCTCCCGCGGCTGCCTTCCCGGATACGGAGGCCACGGGTAGGCGCACAGCGGGCGGCAGCACGGCTGGCCAAAACGCTGCTGGCCAGCGCACGACTGGCCCGGGCGCAGAGGGCCAGGGCACCGCGGCTCAGGGCGTACGAAATGGCAACGACGCCGATGAGAGCGACGATGCCAGCGAAACCGGCGGAGTGGGCACGGCGGCCGTGGCGTATGACCCGTTCGCCAGCGAGCCCATCGAGCACCGGGAGGATCCGGGAACCTCGGCGGTGGCCTTCGATCCCTTCGCCGATGACGATGAAGACGACGATGGATCCATCGACCCGGATCACCTCTCCAGCCTGCTCGCGGACCTAGAGAATATCCGCGCCCAGCGCGAGAGCGAACGCGATGAAAAAACGGCCCAGGAAAAATCCTCGGAGCGTTCGCGCCGGCAGGCGATCGATACCTTCCGCGAGCGCCGCGGCACGCAGCGCACCGAGCGGCCGGTTGCTGATGGCATGGTGCGCCTGCCGTTTATCACCCCGGCCAATCCCACCGCTGCCCTCATCGATCCCTCAGAGAAGATCAAGGGCAAGAAGGTCCCGCCGCCGCAGCTAGAACCGGGCGATATGGTCGCGGAGCAATACGAAATCCTCGGCGTCATCGCCCACGGCGGCATGGGCTGGATTTACCTGGCCAATGACCATTACGTCTCCGGGCGCGTGGTCGTGCTCAAGGGCATGCAGGCCCAAAAGTCAGCCGATGAGACGGCCGCTGCCGAAGCCGAGCGCGAGTTTCTGGCAGACATTACCCACCCGGGCATCGTCAAGATTTTTAACTTCATCGACGATGACCGCGTGCCGGGTGGATTCATCGTCATGGAGTACGTGGGCGGGCCATCGCTAAGAAGCAGGCGGAACAAGCAGCCCAACGAGCTGCTTCCCGTTGACATTGCCATTGGCTATATCCTGGAAATCCTGCCGGCGCTGGAGTACCTGCACTCGCGCGGCGTGGTCTATAACGACCTGAAGCCCGATAACATCATCGTCACCGAGGACCAGGTCAAGCTCATTGACTTGGGCGCGGTCTCCGGCATCGGAGCCTTCGGGTTTATCTACGGCACCCAAGGCTTTCAGGCCCCGGAGGTTGCCTCCAAGGGGCCGTCCATCGCCAGCGATATCTATACCATCGGCCGCACCCTGGCGGCGCTGTGCCTCAAGCTGCCCAGCGAGGACGGCGTCTTCCTTCCCGGCATCCCCAACCCCTCCAAGGAGCCGGAGCTGCGCCGCTTCCTCTCCCTCTACCGCCTGCTGCTGCGCGCGACCCACCGCGACCCGCAGCGCCGGTTTAGCTCCATCAAGGAGCTGCGCACCCAGCTCTACGGCGTGCTGCGCGAGGTGCTCGCCATCCGCGACGGCCGCCAGTACCCCTCCCAGCACTCGCTCTTCTCGCCGCAACGTACCACCTTTGGCACCAAACACCTGGTCTTTCGCACGGATCAGCTTATCGATGGCATCGACCGCACCATCCAAATCACCGCCCCCGAGGTGGTCTCCGCCTTGCCGACGCCCCTGGTAGACCGCGATGACGTCGGCGCCAGCCTGCTGCAAGGTACATCCTACGCCGAGCCGCAGGAAGCCCTCGACACCCTGCGCCAGGCCATGCGCMCCCCTGAATACGAACATYCCGCCGAGATYCCCCTCGGCGTGGTGCGTTCCATGATCGACTTGGGCTATMCCGACGRGGCCCGCCAGTGGCTAGGCTCCATCGAGGACCGCCTCGGCCGCGACTGGCGTTACCAGTGGTATGCCGGCATTACGGAGCTCTTGCACGATGATTACGTCGATGCCCAGGAGTACTTCGCCACCGTCCTCGATTTATTGCCCGGCGAGGCCGCCCCGAAGCTCGCCATCGCGGCCATCAATGAGCTCATCCTGCAGCAGATTGATTACAGTGAAACATCGCTTATTGATGCCACCGTTGCCCGCGCCTGCTCCAACCTCTACACCACCTTGGCGGATCTCCCCTCTTCTGCCTTTGAGGGCCAGCCGGAAATCTGGTCCCACGTCACCCAAGACCCGGGCGCGCTACGCTTTAATTCCATGCGCCTATACGGCATCGTCTGGGCCACCAACCCCACGACGGTGTCCTCCGCCTTTGGGCTCGCACGCCAATTGCGCGCGGAGGGCCAAGTGGAGCTATCCGTAGCCACCTTGGATAAGGTCCCCAATGCCTCGCGCCACTTCCGCATGGCGCTGCTGACCACCGTGCTGCAGCTCATCGTGCACGATCTATCGGAATCGCGCATTCGTCGCGCTGCCCGACGCCTCGAAGAAGTCCCCACCAACGAGCCGCGCTTTCTCCAAATCAAGATCGCCGTCATCTCCGCGGGCCTGAACTTCCTGCGCAACGCCGATCTCGCGCGGGCGTCCTCGCCGAATGATCTCTTTGAGTACGCCTTTACCCAGCGCGGCCTGCGCACCGGCCTGGCCGAGACCCTGCGGGCCCTTGCCCGCCAGGCCCCGTTTAGCCGCCACCGCTACGCGCTGGTGGACTTGGCCAACCAGGTCCGGCCCATCACCACCTTCTAG
- a CDS encoding glutamate ABC transporter substrate-binding protein, with the protein MRYRARLTAPLTAIVAXCSVLALAGCDIRXAPPLESPEQQALDASPGPPLPEGSTIEEAGSTAPKKEDDTELRGTYRPDGKTAKERVPDIVKRGRLIVGVDRSNNLLSYRDAASGDVRGFEVDIAHEIARDIFGDPNKVDFRFVESSDRTAALDNGTVDIIVRTMTISPEREKEVAFSIPYMTTQTRMLVLTSSGMNSIDDAEDKRLCGVRGSTALDTIRERAPKSDILITRSWGDCLMALQLNQADGVVVDDALLSGMAAQDSYTSIVGEPLKTENYGVAARRPSKDHDSRPLLRQVNSTLERIRRDGTWSDIFDRWLGAYLDEPTLPSGTYIEEDKS; encoded by the coding sequence ATGCGCTACCGAGCACGGCTTACCGCMCCGCTGACCGCCATCGTTGCCMCCTGCAGTGTCCTCGCGCTGGCCGGCTGCGATATYCGCYCCGCCCCGCCGCTGGAATCGCCCGAACAGCAGGCGCTCGATGCCAGCCCCGGCCCGCCGCTGCCGGAGGGCTCCACCATAGAAGAAGCCGGTAGCACCGCGCCCAAGAAGGAAGACGATACCGAACTCAGAGGCACCTACCGGCCGGATGGCAAAACGGCGAAGGAGCGGGTGCCGGACATCGTCAAGCGCGGGCGCCTTATCGTGGGCGTGGACCGCTCCAATAACCTGCTGAGCTACCGCGATGCCGCCTCCGGCGATGTCCGCGGCTTCGAGGTCGATATCGCTCACGAGATTGCCCGCGATATCTTCGGCGATCCCAATAAGGTGGATTTCCGCTTCGTTGAATCCTCTGACCGCACCGCCGCGCTGGATAATGGCACCGTCGATATCATCGTGCGCACCATGACCATTAGCCCCGAACGCGAGAAGGAAGTGGCCTTTTCCATCCCCTATATGACCACGCAGACCCGCATGCTGGTGCTCACCAGCTCCGGGATGAATTCCATCGATGATGCGGAAGACAAAAGACTGTGCGGGGTGCGCGGATCCACCGCGCTGGATACCATCCGCGAGCGCGCCCCCAAGTCCGATATCCTCATCACTCGCTCCTGGGGCGATTGCCTCATGGCGCTGCAGCTCAACCAGGCCGATGGCGTGGTGGTTGATGATGCCCTGCTTTCCGGCATGGCCGCGCAGGATTCCTATACCTCCATCGTGGGCGAGCCCCTAAAGACCGAGAACTACGGCGTTGCCGCGCGCCGCCCTAGCAAGGATCATGACTCCCGCCCGCTGCTGCGCCAGGTCAATTCCACCTTGGAGCGCATCCGCCGCGACGGGACGTGGTCCGACATCTTTGACAGGTGGCTAGGTGCTTACCTGGACGAGCCCACCCTGCCGTCGGGTACATACATCGAGGAAGATAAGTCATGA